TGATAAATCTGTCTCTGGACGGTGGAATTCTTTTATCTGCCATGGTCGCCTTTGCTGTTGCGAGCACCACTGGAAGTATATTTGCCGGATTCGCTGCAGCGGCCCTTGCAGGAGCCGCTGTTTCAATAGTCGTGGCTTTTTTCAGCGTTTATCTCGGTCAGTCCCAGGTGGCGGTCGGATTTGTACTTGCGCTGATGACAAGAGACCTCGCGTATTTCATCGGATCACCGTTCTCAAGAATCCAGGGGCCGCAGGCGCCTCATCTTCCTTTGCCGTTTCTGAAGGATATTCCTTTTATAGGCGATGTCCTATTTAATCATAATGTTACGGTTTACCTCGGTCTATTTTCCATTTTTGTAGTATGGATGTTCATCTACAAAACAAGACCCGGACTTAAGCTTAGAGCCGTTGGCGAAGAGCCACGGGCGGCCCTTGTCAGAGGTTTTGATCCAAGAAAGATCCAGCTTCTGTGTTCTGCTGCTGGAGGCATATTCACAGGGCTTGCCGGCGCTTCATTTTCCCTTGCAGTAAAAGCAGGTTGGGGACAACCCCAGGGATGCGAAGGCACGGGCTGGATCGCCCTTGCCCTTGTTATTTTCGGAGGATGGAATCCAGTTAAGGCTGCAGCCGGAGCATATTTTTTCTCGCTGCTTCAGGTTTTGGGCATTCAGTTCCAGGGATGGTTTCCGGGCATTCCTGCCCAGGTTTTCCAGGTGGCTCCGTTTCCGCTCATGATTTTCACACTTATCATCATCAATCTTCCGAAAAAT
This is a stretch of genomic DNA from Desulforegula conservatrix Mb1Pa. It encodes these proteins:
- a CDS encoding ABC transporter permease — protein: MNSFDIVILLSMVVAGAAPVVLAAIGETITEKAGVINLSLDGGILLSAMVAFAVASTTGSIFAGFAAAALAGAAVSIVVAFFSVYLGQSQVAVGFVLALMTRDLAYFIGSPFSRIQGPQAPHLPLPFLKDIPFIGDVLFNHNVTVYLGLFSIFVVWMFIYKTRPGLKLRAVGEEPRAALVRGFDPRKIQLLCSAAGGIFTGLAGASFSLAVKAGWGQPQGCEGTGWIALALVIFGGWNPVKAAAGAYFFSLLQVLGIQFQGWFPGIPAQVFQVAPFPLMIFTLIIINLPKNEAISAWAEDRPVLKKLLSKLSGDAPTSLGKPYKPDIY